The Candidatus Binataceae bacterium genome includes the window GCTTTGACGCTGGCACGTTCGCCGAGCTTCAGCGCGGCCAGCCCGCCAACGCCGTGCCCCATCACGATCGCCTCGCGCGCGAGCGCATCGAGCGCTTCATTCACCAACCCAACCAAATCACCAAACGTAAATCGCGCGAGGGGAGGGGTGGTGCCTTGCCCCAGCATCGCGCGTAGATCCGGCGCGTAGACTTCCCAGCCGATGGTGGCAAGGTAGCCGAGCAGCGCGTTGAGATGGCGGGTGGAGGTGAACATCTCTGGCAGCACGACGATCGGCCAGGCGAACTTGAGCGGTTCCGGCCGTTCCACTTGCGCCACAAAGCGACCGAGTTTCTCCTCCACGGCTCAGGCCGCGCGCGCTTCCTGCGCCATCAGACGCGCGAAGCGAAAACTGGGGAACCGGGCTTCGGAACTCATCTGCGCGAACTGTATCATCTCATCGGCGGCCCATTGCTCGCGGCTCGCCGCCCGGTAGGCGGCCAGGGTGGTGGCGCTCAGCGTCAAGTCTCGCGAGGCGCGCTCGCTCGCCCGAAAGTGCCGCATCAGAACTTCGTCGCGACGCGCCGTAACTGGCGCCAGCGCCTCTGCGCTGATCGATTTTCCGGTCCTCGCAGAGAAACACGCGGGCAGCAGACCGCACGCAATCTCGGCGCTAATTAGCGCCATGGAATGTCCCTGACCGAAGAGCGGGTCCACGTGCAGACCCGAGTCGCCCAGCAGCAGTGCACCGTTGGCAACCGGGTCGCGGTAGGTATTGAGAAGTAACCCCGATGAGCGCACCTTGCCCACCCTGGTGGCGCCCGCGAGCATCGCGCCGACCGCGATGGAGTCGTTCAGGTGGCGTTGGAGGTTCGCGCTCAGATCGGTACGGAACGAGCGCATCTGATTGGCATCGAATGCCGCAGCCGCCACCACCCGATCCTCTTCACATCGACACAACAAGTTACCGGCGCCGGGCGAGGCCTCGAACTCGGTGACCAGTTGGTCGCCGAGCCGATCTCGCGCGACGTCTTCGAAGTAGGCGTAGTAGTAGGCACGCGCGCAGGGCACCTCTGAACGCCGGAACGCGCCGAGTTTCTGCTCGGCGATTTTGGCGACCGAGCTGCGCATCCCATCCGCACCGATCACCAGAGGGGCGTGAAACTCGGATGCGCCGGTCCCAACCTCGCCCCGAACGCCCAGCACGGCGTCGTGCTCGAGCACAAGGTCGGTCAGGCGAAATCCCTGCTGAATCGTGACTCCGTCGAAACTCCCCGCCAGCTCCAGCATGACGGCGTCCATTTTTTCTCGGCCCAAGCAGAGGCCACGCCGGTCGTGGCCCGCGGCCTGCAGATCGGCGCGGAAATCGAAGCCGGGACCGAGCGTACGCATGCTGCTGAATCGGAATCCCCCCGCACGCTCGAGCCGTTCCATCGCGCCGATGCGGCTTAGCACCTGCGCGCCGCCGGAAAGCACGATGTGCGTCGAGATGGTATCGGATGGAAACGTGGCCTTGTCGAGAAGGAGCACGCGCAACCCTAAGCGCGCGAGCATAATCGCGGCAGCGCTGCCGGCCACGCGGGCACCTACGATAATAACGTCGAGCTCCTGGATATTCTGCAACCGAGGCCGCCTCGTCGAAAAACATCATTAGGTGCGGCAACGCAGACAGGCAAACGAAACGTCACCGGCAGAGGAAGTGGCCGCTCCCTGCCTTGCTTCACTCTTCCTTGCGACCTCGGCTCGCGGTGTCGCGATTGCGTTTCCCAGCTGCAGATGCTCTCGGCTCGCACCTGGGATTTTCACCTCTTAGTCAGGTGTGATGCTTGGGGCACAAAAGAAAGAGCCCCCTTTTTCAAGAGGGCTCTTTCGGTTGACAGCTCAGTTCAGCGGCTAGCTCGGCATCTTTGGCCAGCCCTCAGGGATAAACCTAACCCTGAGGGTAAAACTCGTTAGTTATCGCTTCTTCTTTTTGGCAGCCTTTTTCTTCTTCATATCACT containing:
- a CDS encoding NAD(P)/FAD-dependent oxidoreductase — protein: MQNIQELDVIIVGARVAGSAAAIMLARLGLRVLLLDKATFPSDTISTHIVLSGGAQVLSRIGAMERLERAGGFRFSSMRTLGPGFDFRADLQAAGHDRRGLCLGREKMDAVMLELAGSFDGVTIQQGFRLTDLVLEHDAVLGVRGEVGTGASEFHAPLVIGADGMRSSVAKIAEQKLGAFRRSEVPCARAYYYAYFEDVARDRLGDQLVTEFEASPGAGNLLCRCEEDRVVAAAAFDANQMRSFRTDLSANLQRHLNDSIAVGAMLAGATRVGKVRSSGLLLNTYRDPVANGALLLGDSGLHVDPLFGQGHSMALISAEIACGLLPACFSARTGKSISAEALAPVTARRDEVLMRHFRASERASRDLTLSATTLAAYRAASREQWAADEMIQFAQMSSEARFPSFRFARLMAQEARAA